From Pyramidobacter piscolens W5455:
ATCATGATCGTCACGCCGGGGATCACCGCGACGTGAGGGGCGGAGCGCAGATACACCCGGGCGGCGGAGAGCATCGTTCCCCATTCGGGAGACGGCGGCTGCACCCCCAGCCCGAGAAAACCCAGCCCAGCGGCCGTCAACAGCACCGTCGCCATGCGCATCGTCGTCTGCACGATGATCGGCGAGATGGCGTTGGGCAGAACGTAGCGGAACAGAATCGACAGATCGCTCTCGCCGATCGCCCGCGCCGCCGTCACGTAGTCGTTCTTCTTGACGCTGATCACCGCGCCGCGCGCCACGCGCGAGAACCCCGGCACCGAGTTGATGCCGATGGCGACGATCAGATTCGTCAGACTCGGCCCGAGGATGGCGACGATCGCCAGCGCCAGCAGAATGCCGGGAAAGGCCATCATGATGTCCATCAGGCGCATGACGACCTCGTCGATCCTGCCGCCGAAATAGCCGCTGACCGAACCGAGGAACGTGCCGATCACCAGCGAGATCATCACCGCCCAGAACTGGATCACCAGCGAGACGCGGGCGCCGTAAAGAATCCGGCTGAGAATGTCGCGGCCGAACTCGTCGCAGCCCAGCCAGTGATCCATGCAGGGACGGAGATAGGAAAGATTCAGATCCTGAAAATAAGGATCGTAAGGCGCCAGCCACGGGCCGCAGAGAGCCAGAAACAGATAGACTCCCACGATGACCAGCCCCGCGACCGCCGTCTTGCTCCGGCGCAGACGGCGCCATACCAGCGCCGCGTGAGTTTGCGTTTTCTTCGGACTATTCATAGCGGATCCTCGGGTCGAGAAAAGCGTAGAGGATGTCGACCAAAAGGTTGGCCCCTACGTAGATAAAAGCCACCACCAGCAGCGTCGCCTGCACCACGGGATAATCGCGCCCGAGAATCGAATCGATCAGCAGACGCCCCACCCCCGGCCAGGCGAAAACCGATTCGGTGAGAACGGCCCCCGTCAGCAGCGAACCGATCTGCATGCCGATCACGGTCACCGTGGGGATCATGGCGTTGCGCAGCGCGTGCAGATACACGACGACGCGCTCCGTCAGCCCCTTGGCGCGGGCCGTCGTCACGTAATCCTGGCGCAGCACGTCCATCATCGTCGAACGCGTCATGCGCGCGATGATCCCCGCCGATCCCGTGCCGAGCACGATAGCGGGCAGGACGATGTGCCGCACGCCGCCCATGCCCGCGGCCGGAAGCCAGCCCAGCTCGACGGCGAACAGCATGACCAGCATGATCGCCAGCCAGAAGGCCGGCATCGAGACGCCGATCAGCGCCAGCGACGTGGAAAGATAATCGATCCACGAGTAGCGGCGCACGGCCGACAAGATCCCCGCCATCACCCCCAGAGCGACCGACAGCAGCAGCGCCGCCCCGGCGAGGACCGCCGTGTTCTTCAGCCGCGACGTGATCAGGCCGATCGCGGGCACCTCGTATTTCATCGACTCCAGCGAACCGTCGAAAACGCCCTTGACGAACTGCACATATTGAACCGGCAGCGGCTCGTCCAGCCCGAACCGATCGCGAATCAGCTGCACGTCCTCGATCGTCGCGTCGGGACCGGCGAGAAGCTGCGCCGGATCGCCCGGGGTCAGATGCATAATGAGAAACGCGACAATCGAGACGCCGATCATGACGGGGACGGACATCACAAGCCTGCGAAGAATATACTTCCCCATGTTGTTTTACTTCCCCCTTCGTAAAGATTGAAGCACCGCGTGAGCCTGCTCATCATCTCCCCGTCTGTTTTCATCAAAAAAACGCTTTCGCACGGCGTCTTTGCCTGAAAGATTTTATATTTCTTAGATCAAAGTATAGAGACTGTCATAATTTTTTTCAAGCATATCTTCAAAGCGGTCTTGAAAAATCGTATACATTTTTTCTGTCCCAAAAACGTCGCGCCGCACGCGGAAAAAACTATTTCTCGTTCCATTCCGGGTCCAGCAGCATCCGCTCGAAGCTCTTCATGGCCGAAGTGAAATAGACGCCGCGGCGGCT
This genomic window contains:
- the opp1C gene encoding nickel/cobalt ABC transporter permease: MNSPKKTQTHAALVWRRLRRSKTAVAGLVIVGVYLFLALCGPWLAPYDPYFQDLNLSYLRPCMDHWLGCDEFGRDILSRILYGARVSLVIQFWAVMISLVIGTFLGSVSGYFGGRIDEVVMRLMDIMMAFPGILLALAIVAILGPSLTNLIVAIGINSVPGFSRVARGAVISVKKNDYVTAARAIGESDLSILFRYVLPNAISPIIVQTTMRMATVLLTAAGLGFLGLGVQPPSPEWGTMLSAARVYLRSAPHVAVIPGVTIMIVVLGFNFFGDGLQDALNPRLKE
- a CDS encoding ABC transporter permease; its protein translation is MGKYILRRLVMSVPVMIGVSIVAFLIMHLTPGDPAQLLAGPDATIEDVQLIRDRFGLDEPLPVQYVQFVKGVFDGSLESMKYEVPAIGLITSRLKNTAVLAGAALLLSVALGVMAGILSAVRRYSWIDYLSTSLALIGVSMPAFWLAIMLVMLFAVELGWLPAAGMGGVRHIVLPAIVLGTGSAGIIARMTRSTMMDVLRQDYVTTARAKGLTERVVVYLHALRNAMIPTVTVIGMQIGSLLTGAVLTESVFAWPGVGRLLIDSILGRDYPVVQATLLVVAFIYVGANLLVDILYAFLDPRIRYE